A stretch of the candidate division WOR-1 bacterium RIFOXYB2_FULL_36_35 genome encodes the following:
- a CDS encoding phosphoribosyl-AMP cyclohydrolase, with translation MTITQQTHNIRRLIFMNLKFNKDGLIPVIAQDYKTGDVLMLAYMNEESYKKTVETKEMWYWSRSRKVLWHKGDTSGHIQKVKELYYDCDADALLAKIEQVGDVACHTGNRSCFFNKVI, from the coding sequence ATGACCATTACGCAACAGACCCATAATATAAGGAGGCTAATTTTTATGAATTTAAAGTTTAATAAAGATGGATTGATTCCTGTTATAGCGCAGGATTATAAGACAGGAGATGTTTTAATGCTGGCTTATATGAATGAGGAGTCCTATAAAAAAACTGTTGAAACAAAAGAGATGTGGTATTGGTCGCGATCAAGAAAGGTTTTGTGGCATAAGGGGGATACTTCCGGTCACATTCAAAAAGTAAAAGAGCTTTATTACGATTGTGATGCTGATGCGCTTCTTGCAAAAATTGAGCAGGTAGGGGATGTTGCTTGCCATACAGGCAATAGGAGCTGTTTTTTTAATAAAGTGATATAG